The sequence TCGGGGCCGCGACCAGCATGGCGATCGCCGAAATCAGCAATGTGCCGGCAAACAGCGGTATGGCGCCAAACGCGCCGGACGAGCCGACCTGGTCCTCGCGAATCGCCGTCTGCGGGCTCCACTCCAGGCCGAACACGAAATTGGTGACTGGCACCAGATTGAAAAAGCGGATGGACTCGAACAGCACCGACAGCACGATGCCGATCGTCGTCAGGATCGCAATCAATGAACAGGCAATCAGCAGGCTGCGCACGATCCATTCGACGGACTGCCGCGCACGAAGCCGCGGATCGATGCGGCGCCAGGCCAGGGCCGCACCAAGGATCATGACCGCGAATACGGTCACGCTCAGGATGATCTGGCCGCCGGACTGCAGGGACCGATAGTTGTCGGCCGCCTCCAGCGTCATCGCATCGGGCGTCGCCGAGGTGATTCGGCCGGTCGCCACGTTGCGGATGTCGTTCAGGACCAGACCGAGCCGCGACGGCTCCAGCGCGCGCGTTTCGGCTGGAAGATCGCCGACCACCATCTGGGTGATCACGCGCTCGCCGACGAATGCCCAGATCAGGGTAATCAGCAAGGCCGGCAACAGCGCCCACAGCGCCACCATCCAGCCGTAATGCGCGGGCAGCGAATGCAGCCGGCTGCGCCGACCGCCGGCCACGGCGAAGGCGCGCCGCCGCCCCAGGGCGAACGCCAGCACGGCCAGCCCGACGATGACGAGAAGCAGGGTGGAAATGGGCATTGGATGGCTAACCGGTTGAGCGAAAAAGGGCGGCCGGGGGTTGGGTCCCGGCCGCCCGTTTCGTGACGGGTCAGATTACAACCCGTGCGCTCCCCGCACCTTACATGGACAGCGGCGCAAGCGACTTGGCGTCGGCCGAGAACTTCTTGCGCTCGGCGTCCGGCATCGGGATCAGACCCTTCTCGGAGAGGTAGCCCTCCGGGCCCCAGGCCTTCTCGCTGGTGAACTCGGCGACGTATTCCTCAATGCCGGGCACGGCGCCGATGTGTGCCTTCTTCACGTAGAAGTACAGCGGACGCGAGACCGGGTAGCTGCCATCGGCTATCGAGTCGAATTCCGGCGCCACGCCTTCGATCAGCGAGCCCTGCACCTTGTCCAGGTTCTGGTCGAGGAAGCTGAAACCGAAGATGCCGAGCGCCGACGGATTGGCCGCGAGCTTGTCGACGATTAGGTTGTCGTTCTCACCGGCCTCGATGTAGGCGCCGTCTTCACGCACCGTGAAGCACTTTTCCTTGAACAGCTTCTTGTCGGATTTCGCCAGGGCCTTGACCCACTTCTTCTGTTCGCAGCCATGCTCGAGCACGAGTTCCACGAAAGCGTCACGGGTGCCGGAGGTCGGCGGCGGACCGAGCACCTCGATCTTCTCCGCCGGCAGAGCCGGGTTCACGTCCTTCCAGGTCTTGTGCGGGTTCGGGATGAAGCGGCCGGCATCATACGGCTCGTCACCCTGTTTCGGATCCGGAATCTCCTTCGCCAGGGCCAGGTACAGCTCCTTGCGGGTCAGGCTGTAGCGCGGATGCTGCTTGGAGTTCGCAATCGCGATGCCGTCATAGCCGACCTTGACCTCGATGACTTCCTTGACCCCGTTCTGGGCGCAGGTCTTCACTTCGGAAGACTTGATGCGGCGCGAGGCGTTGGTGATGTCCGGATGCTCGACGCCGACACCGGCGCAGAACAGCTTCAGGCCACCACCGGAACCGGTCGACTCGACCTTCGGCGCCGGGAACTTGGTGGTGCGGCCGAAGCGCTCGGCGACGACCGTGGAAAACGGATACACCGTCGACGAACCGACGATATTGATGGTGTCGCGCGCCAGGGCGGCGGACCCGGCGGTGGCCGCGGTCAGCGCCGCGACGGCCAAGGTGATCTTCTTCAACACAGTAGATTCTCCAATCAAACAGGGACGGTTGACGGGCGGAAAGACTACCCCTGCGTTGTGACAGCCGTGTGACACCAGGCGCCGGGCGCTCCGGCCGGAAAAACCGCGCCGCTGCGCCGGTGACGGACAGATGACAGAACAGGCAAACCCGATCCCCGGCTGTAATATAGATGTAACGTTTCCTCGGTTACCCTGCCCGGCACTGAACTCCATGGTCACCAACCGCATGAATCTTGGCCGCCACATCCTCCATCGCTACGATCAGGAACTCGAAAGCCTGCGCTCGCGCGCGCTGGCGATGGGTGGGCTCGCCGAGCGCCAGATCAGCGACGCCCTGACGGCACTCAACGAGCGCAACACCGAACTCGCCGATTACGTCGTACGCACCGACCACCGGGTCAACGCCCAGGAGGTCAGCATCGACGAGGATTGCACCTACATCCTCGCGCGGCGCCAGCCGGCCGCGGGCGACCTGCGCATGGTCATGGCCATCATCAAGACGATCACGGACATCGAGCGCATCGGCGACGAATCCGAGAAGATCGCGAAGATGGCGATCCGCCTCGCGGCAACCACGGTGCCGCATTTCGAGCGGCTGATCGAGCACATCAACGAACTCGGCGCGATGGTGCGAGAGAGCCTGCGCGACGCACTGGACGCCTTCGTGCGCATGGACGTCGACGCGGCGATCGCCGCGGCCAAAAAGGACAAGGCCGTCGACAGCCGCTATGCCGCGCTGCTCGGCGAACTCGGCGACGAGATCAAGACCGAGCCGTCCGCCGCCGACGCCTACCAGCAGCTGATCTGGGTGGTGCGCTCGCTGGAGCGGATCGGCGACCACTCGAAGAACATCTGCGAATACGTGATCTATCTCGTGCGAGGCCGCGATGTCCGGCATATCTCCATCGATGAGCTCGAACGCGAACTCGCGAACCCTTGAGCACGACGCCGGCGCACGGGTGCTCGTCGTCGACGACGAGCCGGACCTGCGCGAAATGCTGGTGTTTTCGCTCGAGTCCGCGGGTTATACCGTCGACTCCGCGCCCGACGGCCTCAGCGCCTGGGCCCGCATGGCCGACACGACACCGGATCTCGTGCTGCTCGACTGGATGCTGCCGGACCTGAACGGGGTCGAGCTGCTGCGGCGGATGCGCCGCGAGCCGCGGCTGGCCGAAACACCGGTGATCATGCTCACGGCGCGCGGCGAGGAAACCGACCGCGTGCGCGGGCTCGACAATGGCGCCGACGACTATGTGACCAAGCCGTTCTCGATGCGCGAACTGCTCGCGCGCATGCGCGCGAACCTGCGCCGCGGCACCGGCGGCGGCGGTACCGAGGTGCTGCAGATCGGCCCGGTGCGCATGGACCTCGCCAGCCACCGCGTCACCGCCTCCGACGAGGGCGTGGATCTGGGACCGACCG comes from Chromatiales bacterium and encodes:
- the pstC gene encoding phosphate ABC transporter permease subunit PstC, which gives rise to MPISTLLLVIVGLAVLAFALGRRRAFAVAGGRRSRLHSLPAHYGWMVALWALLPALLITLIWAFVGERVITQMVVGDLPAETRALEPSRLGLVLNDIRNVATGRITSATPDAMTLEAADNYRSLQSGGQIILSVTVFAVMILGAALAWRRIDPRLRARQSVEWIVRSLLIACSLIAILTTIGIVLSVLFESIRFFNLVPVTNFVFGLEWSPQTAIREDQVGSSGAFGAIPLFAGTLLISAIAMLVAAPTGLLAAIYLSEYASARARAIFKPVLEILAGVPTVVYGFFAALVVAPTIRGFGESIGLDVASESALAAGLVMGIMIIPFVSSLSDDVITAVPQAMRDGSLALGATRSETIRRVVLPAALPGVAGGMLLAVSRAIGETMIVVMAAGLSANLTANPLEAVTTVTVQIVTLLVGDQEFDSAKTLAAFALGLMLFVVTLMLNVIALHIVRKYREQYE
- a CDS encoding PstS family phosphate ABC transporter substrate-binding protein: MEFSAGQGNRGNVTSILQPGIGFACSVICPSPAQRRGFSGRSARRLVSHGCHNAGVVFPPVNRPCLIGESTVLKKITLAVAALTAATAGSAALARDTINIVGSSTVYPFSTVVAERFGRTTKFPAPKVESTGSGGGLKLFCAGVGVEHPDITNASRRIKSSEVKTCAQNGVKEVIEVKVGYDGIAIANSKQHPRYSLTRKELYLALAKEIPDPKQGDEPYDAGRFIPNPHKTWKDVNPALPAEKIEVLGPPPTSGTRDAFVELVLEHGCEQKKWVKALAKSDKKLFKEKCFTVREDGAYIEAGENDNLIVDKLAANPSALGIFGFSFLDQNLDKVQGSLIEGVAPEFDSIADGSYPVSRPLYFYVKKAHIGAVPGIEEYVAEFTSEKAWGPEGYLSEKGLIPMPDAERKKFSADAKSLAPLSM
- the phoU gene encoding phosphate signaling complex protein PhoU, whose protein sequence is MVTNRMNLGRHILHRYDQELESLRSRALAMGGLAERQISDALTALNERNTELADYVVRTDHRVNAQEVSIDEDCTYILARRQPAAGDLRMVMAIIKTITDIERIGDESEKIAKMAIRLAATTVPHFERLIEHINELGAMVRESLRDALDAFVRMDVDAAIAAAKKDKAVDSRYAALLGELGDEIKTEPSAADAYQQLIWVVRSLERIGDHSKNICEYVIYLVRGRDVRHISIDELERELANP
- the phoB gene encoding phosphate regulon transcriptional regulator PhoB — its product is MSSNANSRTLEHDAGARVLVVDDEPDLREMLVFSLESAGYTVDSAPDGLSAWARMADTTPDLVLLDWMLPDLNGVELLRRMRREPRLAETPVIMLTARGEETDRVRGLDNGADDYVTKPFSMRELLARMRANLRRGTGGGGTEVLQIGPVRMDLASHRVTASDEGVDLGPTEFRLLRHFMQHPDRVYSRTQLLDSVWGTNVYVEERTVDVHIRRLRKALEPTGADSLVQTVRGAGYRFSPAG